In Camarhynchus parvulus chromosome 21, STF_HiC, whole genome shotgun sequence, a genomic segment contains:
- the LZIC gene encoding protein LZIC: protein MASRGTTETSKLKQNLEEQLDRLMQQLQDLEECREELDADEYEETKKETLEQLSEFNDSLKKIMSGDMTLVDELSGMQLAIQAAISQAFKTPEVIRMFAKKQPRQLRTRLAEMDRDLMVGKLPRDLYTQQKLEILTALRKLGEKLTGDDEIFLSTNAGTALSQFERVSTDLGSGDKVFALASVEVEKAKQ, encoded by the exons atggcTTCAAGAGGAACAACAGAGACcagtaaactaaaacaaaacttGGAGGAGCAGTTGGACAGATTAATGCAACAACTTCAAGATCTGGAAGAGTGTAG AGAGGAGCTTGATGCAGATGAGTACGAAGAGACCAAAAAAGAAACTCTTGAGCAGCTGAGTGAGTTCAATGACTCCCTGAAGAAGATTATGTCTGGAGATATGACTTTGGTGGATGAGCTCAGTGGCATGCAACTG GCAATACAAGCAGCCATCAGCCAAGCATTTAAAACTCCCGAAGTGATTAGAATGTTTGCAAAGAAGCAGCCGAGGCAATTGAGGACAAGGCTGGCAGAG ATGGACAGAGACTTAATGGTTGGGAAGTTGCCACGAGACCTGTACACCCAACAGAAACTGGAAATCCTGACTGCCCTCAGAAAGCTTGGTGAGAAG CTCACTGGTGATGATGAGATATTCTTGTCAACAAATGCTGGTACAGCTCTGAGCCAATTTGAGAGAGTCTCCACTGATCTTG gatCAGGAGACAAAGTCTTTGCTCTTGCAAGTGTTGAAgtagaaaaggcaaaacaatGA